Part of the Zingiber officinale cultivar Zhangliang chromosome 6A, Zo_v1.1, whole genome shotgun sequence genome, GGGATGTCTACGAGGGAGAATTCCAGCGAGGGAAGTGCTCGGGGAGCGGGGTGTACTATTACTCTATGAGTGGCAGGTATGAGGGAGATTGGATCGATGGGAAATATGATGGGTATGGTATTGAGACCTGGGCTCGGGGAAGCCGATACAGGGGTCAATACAGACAAGGGCTCCGGCATGGGTTTGGGGTATATCGCTTCTACACAGGGGACGTGTATGCTGGGGAGTGGTCAAACGGGCAGAGCCATGGGTGTGGTGTACACACATGTGAGGATGGAAGCCGATACGTCGGGGAATTCAAGTGGGGAGTAAAGCATGGCCTTGGCCACTATCATTTCAGGTACACTTGGAAACGTTCTGTTCTGTTCTTAAGATTTTTGGTCATGCTTTTTTAGTATTGCAGTGCTTTTATCATTGTTTTGTTTCGTAACGTGGATAACCTTCTGTTGTGCTCTTCTTCATAAATTGAAACTTTCGTGATTGGATAGAACTGCTGGAATCCAACTGGTTTGTGCATCTCTTGTTTAGAATTTATGTGGGTTCTGGCACTTATTCATctcttttttgtttttcaaaatcatctatGAAACATATGTTTATATTGTGAAGATTAAATTTACTATTTGCAGTTTAAATGCACTTTCATGTTTTCTCTGCATTGGTCATTGATGTCATTGTTACTTCTACAAGTGAATTGCTTTTACTCCCCTTAGTCTTTTCTATGTTTGTGGAACATGACGAAATTGTAATTCTAGGTTTTCTCCAAAACATTTGTAGTTTAGACCAGTTTGAGATCCTTTTAAACAGAATTTCTGACGTCGTGATaagtttttttctaaattttcctACCATATTAGATATAAATGCTATTTCTGTTAAGAATGGTAGGAAAATTAATATCATCAGGCATATAATCATATAAACTAATCGTGAATTATTTTTATTGACATTGGAATCATTTTACTGAGACCTCATGGTAATTTTAGTTTCTTTCCCTCTCTATAGACCCTTTTTTTCCTCAGGAAGGTCCAAATTACTGAAAATCTCAGTATCACTAGTCTGCTTGAACAAATACTCATGTGTTCATATATGAATTTATACCCATTTCTCATTTCCTTCTTTGCCATAAATAATCTTAAACCTACATGCTCAAGTTGATATAAGAAAAGTCCTATATTACTGGTTCAGTTGTGATTCCAATGGAGTATTCTCTAGTATGTCCATTATTTTGACTTTTCTATAAGttacttagggggcgtttggttctttcctaagaataggaatcggaatgggaatcattgtattgtggaatgggaatgagtatgggtatggatatcactcttaaaaacaatgtttggttagttgcatattttctatcggaataaatcaaaatttccttttttacccttaaagaaaataagagaaaaaattaaatgtgagagaaagatgaatgtgagagaaaaatatgataaagagaatgatgagagagaaagtctcatgagagagaaagtgtgatgagaaagaatgaagagagagaaagtgtgctgagagaaaatgagaaaagagagtgtgatagatgagagaagatgagagagaaaatatgatgtgagagaaagtatgatgggagaggatgaagagagagaaaatgtaatgagaaaaatgaggagagagtgtgtgatgagagagattgaggagagagaaagtatgatgagagagaaagtgtgatgggaaaaaaagaaaatagtgagtgtgatgggagagattgaagagagagaaagtatgatgagagagaaagtgtgttgaggaaaaaaggaggggatgtgacaagagagattgaggagagagaaagtatgatgagagagaaagtgtgttgaggaaaaaaaggagggggtgtgacaagagagattgaggagagagaaagtatgatgagagagaaagtgtgttgaggaaaaaaaggagggggtgtgacaagagagattgaggagagagaaaatatgatgagagagaaagtatgatgagagaaaaagaaggaagagagtgcgatggaagagattgaggagagagaaagtatgatgagagagaaagtgtgatgataaaaaaagaggaaaaagagtgtgataggagagattaaggagagagaaagtgtgtgataaaatgatgagagagaaaatatgatgagagagaacaaggagagagaagtgatatgaaagaaaaaataaataaatatattttgatatttgatattaagggagaaaattttagttttaggtcaagggtatttttggaataagggaatattttgattgatgaaaatagggtaatggctcattgaaggggaggtacatgggaatgagttgttacccaatttcaaggattcattcccttatttgcattcctattcctataatccaaacattaacaatgacaatcaatgattcccattcccattctccactcctattcccctaaaccaaacgcccccttaatatATTTACCAACATTGCTGTTCATAGTAGTTATAGTTCTTCTAATCAATTCCAGTGTGTTTTGTTCTCCATCTCTGTGTGCATATACGGCAATGATCTCCGTGCCATGCTGAAGTATTAAAGACTATAACTTTTCATTATATCCTACTAGCATTGAATAATTGCTATAGACAAGATATACTATTATGAGCCAGAATATGGGTCCCTGCTCACAAAGATAGAGCCCTAGTGTCGTGCCAGTGTGCTGAAACAGATGTTGGTGGTTCTTAGTAGCACGAATGAATCTCAAGAAGAGGAACACTTTGAATAGGAGGAAGAAATCAAGAATAAGAGGTAGTAGAGGAGGATGGAGCAGCATTGACTTATCTAGAAGAGTTAGCAGAAATGTTCCAAGATGGAGAAGcagctcaagaggaagaagtatGGGTGTCTTCACATGTCAGTTCTTTGGTGTAATGGTCCATTCCACCCATATCATGCAGCAGGGAATGGTATTTTAATCCATGGTTTTGGCTATCTGAAAATGTGCAAGATTCAGTTCTGGAAGTCCAAGAAATGGGCAAGTATAACCATATAAATTTTCCACAAGCTATGGACAGACCATTGTGTGCAACACCCAATTAACTAAGAGTGGAAAAAAATGGTTTCATTGCCTTCATAGTGAGGAAAGGTATTCCTACCGTATAACAGTTCACACAGATCCATTCTGGATCTCATCTGGGACCATTAGGATTCATTGTTGATAGGATTGGCGCCAGGGATGGCAGGGCCAGTTTGTGCCATGGCACACCCTCACCTCCCTGAGAAAATCACTATTGACTGCTGCCCTACCTTGAACCTATTGAAAATAGAATTATCTATATCATTCATAAATTATGCTATTTGATGTTATCGGAGACAGATTTTCTTTTTGTTCCAATGACACATAGCTtgtacatttttttttgttgcaatgaGATACATAACTTACATTCATATTGCTATTGTGTTCTTTCACTAAAGAAATTTTACAATTGATGAAAAACTCTCTGAGGCACCTAGTAAagattttgatttgaatttttatatGATCTTTCAAAAGTTGTTCCTGTTTATTTCCCTTTTATATCTGTTCACATTTTTTATGTCTTCCTCTGCATCCCTTCTTCCTTcatctcttcttcctccctcttccctttcttctttccATGTAAACACCTGAGGAGGTGGCACTATCATTAGTCAAATGAGGGAGAAAGACAAAATAGGATAGTGAGAAATAATAAAGAGAGATAGGAAGAAAGAGGGAGAGGGCTATGaaagaagaaaaagggaaagataaGGAAGTAGAACGAGAGTTGGGGAGAGAGGAGGAGATGGGAGGAGGCAGTCCTTCTATACTaggggaaaaaagaaaaaaaaaaaacaaaaaaggggggggggggggtgttgaaGAATTGCTCCATGAATGAAGTGACCAACTGCTTCCAAAAGCTTACGccttttttaaaacataaaaaaaaatttatcttatGATCTGCCCCCAGGAACAAATCCAATTGCCATAAGGAGTGGCTTGCATTAATGGCTAATCTTATGTCTAAATCATGTCCATATCATGCTATTTAactaaaaagggcagcccggtgcacgaagctcccgctatgcggggtcccggggaaggatccattgtacgcagccttaccctgctttttgcaagaggttgtttccagttTTAGCTCAGAGACAATGACAGTTATTTCCCACTTTGCACATCACAACTTGCCTTCGATGACATAGTCCTTCTATTTTTCTCAATAAACTAATGAATTGTTATTGCCTAGCATTAGCTAGCCATGGTTTTAAGATTGCATGTGCTGAGGATTAGAGGACTAGGAGTCCccttttattattatatatttatttatttgttggtTTCCTTTCAGAGGACCTGAGTTAATTGTGTCAGTCATTTTTCGAAGCACCCTGCAATTGCTATATAGAATTcagaatttcatttttttttaaaaggttgTGCATGGATCATAGTAGCAAAGTTGGGATGCTCTAGGtggaaagagggagggagggagagaagagaggatgGGCATATGAAGCAAggaggagagagagaggaggaggagaaggaagtgaAAATGCAGAAAAGAAGTGAATTTGAAAAGgataaaaataaatcttttaCCTTTTTGTCCTTCCATGTATTTGATGGTTATATGTGACTGCAACACTTTAATAATTTTGTATACTTAAAAACATTTGGCATATGCAAAGTTTATGTTTGAAATAGGTAATTTACCCAATGCAATATCATTCCAGCTGGATTTAACCACCCATCCTTCTAGTTGACTGTCTTTGAGCCAATCCCCAAAGCCTCCAAGGTAGATTTGAAAAAAGCATCACAAAAAAGGCACCTATTTTTTCAATGAATAGCAATCAACATCAGACCTTTCTTTGGGAGAAAGGAATTCATCTAGCTCATTGAAGGAAAGATATATATCCATCATGGATTTGCTAAAGAAGTTTTAGTTACTGGCCTCTTTCATCCAACTCGATTAATTTTGTACATTTCAGACTTAGTTTATAACAAGTAGGAAtttctattgatttttttttttaaaaaaataaatgtacTGCATGTAGCTTCATGGCACAGTATTATTGAAACACAAAAATTAAGCGCTGTGCATAGAACAGGTAAGGAATATCCTGTATGAGTGCTTCCACTCTTTGCAATATAAGTAAAATTGAGATCCATCGTCCAATTTATTTATAGGAATTGATCTTTAAGGATATAATATCATATTTTCGATCATAATTTCCCACTTGAGCTGCTTTGTCAATAATTTTTTGGCATTCTAAATTATTCTTGAAACGTATATGCTTATTTATTTGATGTATATTGCATAAATTTATTGGTACCTCCTTCTGCACCCCTAGCATTAGAAAaacttaacatattacaatattATCTATCATGGCCACCCTATCCTTGTTATAGACCTTTGCCTAATTGATTTCTGAAATGGGATTTTTTGTTACAAATGTGAAGGAATGGAGACACATATGCTGGGGAATATTTTGCAGACAAGATGCATGGCTTTGGAGTGTATCGCTTTGCAAATGGACACCAATATGAAGGTGCATGGCATGAAGGCAGGCGACAGGGCTTGGGAATGTACACCTTCCGGAATGGGGAGACACAATCAGGTCATTGGCAAAATGGTGTCCTGGATACCTTGAGCACTCAGAGCATTAATCTTGGCTCACCGATTGCTGTTAACCATTCAAAAGTTTTAAATGCTGTTCAGGTAATTGACCGTGTTTCTTCAAGGATTGTGAATTCTTATGTTAAATGTTGAATGTAAaatacattttaatttttttttatcaattggaACGTTCAGGAAGCCAGACGAGCGTCCGAAAAAGCTTATGATGTGCCCAGGGTAGATGAAAAGGTGAGCAAGGCTGTGACAGCAGCCAATAAAGCAGCTAACGCAGCTAGAGTTGCTGCGGTGAAAGCTGTTCAAAAGCGCATCCCAGGTAATGGAGATGACATAGGAAACCACATGGTATGAAGCCCTTTGCTTTCTTCGCCCAGTATAACTAAATCTTGATAGAGTTAAAAAGAGTATTTGCTTTAAGGCGAATCGTGAAAGTTCAGAAGTAGGCTGGCAGAAATTTGTATGCCCGACATCCTCGCAGCTCATCCTCTAGAAACAGCGCTGCTCTGAACTAGCAGTTATCGAAGGTGGCTGGCTGGCATCAGACTTCGCTTTTTTTGCTTACTTTTAAGTAACAGGAAAAACGTTATGACTGTCCATATCTTCGAAGGTTTCACTCGACGTAACTAGTGGAACATGTCAATAACCGTTGTTAGGGATGTTGAGATCGATCATGACTACATGATTATTGTATATGAAACTACGTTGAAGAATCTTTAACGAGTTACGTTTAAATGAGGGTTTCTGGCAGTGCTGTGTTGTGTTTGCTATTTGTTCATTAATATTGCATTCTTGTCAATGGCAGAGTATATTTTACTCTGGAGggtctctcttttttcttttttttccataAAGTTTGATAAGTTTAGTCGTTGctgttttgaaattttatttttgtcaaaacttctctATGTATTTAATTTCTATTCGGTAAACTACTGCattctgttaatttttttttcctattctCAGCACAAGGTATTTTGTCTTTAGCCATCTGCACTCGGCTGCTTGTGGCTCatgatattttataaattttttaatgtctTTTTCAGTTTtcaaaaaatagtttttagaaaaataaaaaattaatctaataaaattatacataatacATGGAGTGCAAAATTGGATGATGGCATTGCGAATCTAACTAGAGAAAAAAGGTATTAAGAAACTCTCTATTGTTATCTATAACAACTTCTATTTGGCTTTGAATCAACTAAAATATTATCACGTGAACTATTTCAAATCATATACTTGTTCAAAATAGTGAAGTTCCTTTGGatgttaatttaaattataagAAAATTGAAGGTAAATGAAGAAATTATGTGTGATAATATAATTTCTTTTGATTAGCGAAAGAAGCAAGCTATAATATTATATTTAGATGAAAATATTATAcactaaataatttaaaataagaaGATAATATGTCTATCAAACGCTGAAGGTGATATAATACAGTTTAGGATACAATTTAATTGTTAGTGCTGTTTGGACATTTGGCATCGGCATCTTAAGAAGATGACAACAACGTTGTTGTCTCAGTCTGACAATTGAGTCCATTCCATTCTTTAATTAGATAagtaagaaaaagaagaatattcCTATCTATCTCTTATCCACGTCGTTAAGATCTTGCTGTCGAGACTTCAAATAGACGGCATTTTATTAAATCGcaattaaaaaattttcattttcataatATCTCCATTTTTTTACTGTCGTTTCTCTATTTTATCGGCATATGTGTCATAGAAACTGTCGTCTACAAATACTTTGTGGTTAGAGATGAatattcaattaaaatttaactattaaaccgaacaaatcaaaaaccaaataaatcaaaaaaaaaaaaaattgaagtaaCCGAATCGATCAAAAATCGAACAGCCGTGTCCGATTGATTGCGCAATCGTTGATTCGGTTCATCCATTAGATTAATCGTTGATTCAGTTCATCCATTTGATTGTGCAATTTATCTTTcacaaatatcatgatagaaaataCTACTCCTCCTACAGTTAAAACCGATGAGGCAGCGACCACTGCACGAGCTGTTTGATGGGGCAGCGATCGCTCGGGAGGCTGCCAGATCGCTGTTTTGCCGGGTAGTGAGAGCGGCAGCATCACTGTCTTAGCTTTTTCattgaatagaaaaaaaaatatttaggatTATGTTTGATCATAATTCCTTACTGACTACAGTGAAGGAAGGAGGTGAAAGGAGGAGATGAGCAGGAAGTTCCGATTTAGAGTAAAAAATCTGTTTAATAAGTTTGATGAGATTAATATGTTTAATTAATTAACATAGATAAATATAATGACAGAATAAAAAAAACATttgtaaaacaaaaataaatgatACATAAAAGGAAAAGGATGGACGCATTGATAGATTTTGGCTCGAGGGCGGCGTCCTCAACTACTCTCCGACGGCGTGATCCGATTTAGGTCCTTGCGGGTTGAGGCATCTGCCTCATCAGTAGCACTGCCGCCATCGCTTCTATTGGGAGTAAGAAGGCCCAAAGCTCAGTTCACATTTTCTATCTTATGGTAAACAAAAGATGTTTCATCGATGACATTGGATATTTTGATCGGATACTTAGTGATCAGATGTCTAATGAAAAATTGTTAAAGAAAAATGTAAGTAAATTAAGAAAGATCAAATATTTGACGAAGAAgtcttgataaattaaaattaactaaatactAGGTAATAAAGTGTCTTAACAAATTAAATCGTCGATGACTTTAGGGTTGGATAAAAAAACCCTAAACTCCAGTTCAAAGTTTAGCATTGAACAATCGATAAGCCCAAGTCCAATTAATTAGACTAATCGATTGAGAGCTCAATTTGCGAAGCACAATAGGCTACTGAATTGATTAATCTAATCAAATCAGAgatgtcaatcgattggttgattttTTGCATGAGCACAAAAGATGGTGGAATCGATTGGGACAATTGACTGGAGTGCTTCTCGTGAGAACCACAAACTTCCGAATTGATTTAGTCAATCGAACTATCAATTGATTGGTGT contains:
- the LOC121998286 gene encoding uncharacterized protein LOC121998286, which produces MRSPSRSGIGEESSALSSAPPPPLLPLFRPPPLRIPDPNPNPNLDSPHGFSVPHKRPIMTPSSAAAGASPAVSPPARPRRVFVPSVAAPRRLASSAARHIFRRLQLRLRLFLLLSFPFLYLLLSSGSGNGDAVPGRSFLLDFFSALAFSSVLLLVLCVSLNALPFPSFRLLLSRSSALLLPRHQAQATPVLWSIGNSSSPDKLKGDRRLASGSVVQVYNNGDVYEGEFQRGKCSGSGVYYYSMSGRYEGDWIDGKYDGYGIETWARGSRYRGQYRQGLRHGFGVYRFYTGDVYAGEWSNGQSHGCGVHTCEDGSRYVGEFKWGVKHGLGHYHFRNGDTYAGEYFADKMHGFGVYRFANGHQYEGAWHEGRRQGLGMYTFRNGETQSGHWQNGVLDTLSTQSINLGSPIAVNHSKVLNAVQEARRASEKAYDVPRVDEKVSKAVTAANKAANAARVAAVKAVQKRIPGNGDDIGNHMV